CGGCAAGCCGCAGCAACACCCGTTGGGTCAAATTGGCCGGGGAAGTGGATGAGTCCGTGTTCAAGGCTGTCAGCAAGCTCGATATCCGGGGGGTGTATGGAAACCGCTTTTACTCCCGCTACTATCCGTCGGGCAGCGATGCAGCTCATGTGGTTGGGTTTGTCAACAAGGCCCGCACGCCGGTCATGGGCATTGAGCGAACGCTGGATTATTATTTGAAAGGCAGCCCTGGTTGGCGCGTGCGCGAGATCAACGGTACCCGTGCGGAGATTCGGCAGTTTCGGGTGCGCGATGTGGAACCCCAGCACGGTTACAATGTGCAGCTGACTCTTGATGCGGACATCCAGCGCGTTGTGGAGACGGAGCTGGACCGCGTATTTGCTGAGCTGAAGCCAGAAAGTGCTACCGTGATCGTGAGTGAGAGTCGCACGGGTGCGATTCTGGCGATGGGCAGTCGTCCGACCTTTGATCCCAATGCATTTTGGAAGTATGACCTCGATGTCGACTTGCGAAACCGTGCGATCAGTGACGTCTATGAACCCGGTTCGACCTTCAAGATCATCACGGCAGCCGGATTTCTAAACGAAGGACTGGGCGACCGGGAAACCATTTTTGATTGTGGCATCTCGAGTGTCACTTACCGGGATCGCAGGGTGGTGCTGCCATCTGACACCCGTCCACGCGGAAAGATCCCGTTTCATGAAGTGATCAAAAAATCCAGCAATCGTGGTTCTGCATTGGCGGGACTCAAGTTGGGGGATTCCCGATTTTACGAGTACTGCCAGTCCTTTGGCATCGGTCAACCCACAGGTATTGAACTCAATGGCGAAGAGCGCGGAATCTTTCATTCCCTGTCGGACTGGGATCACTACACCCTGTCACGTCTCTCAATCGGCTACGGTGTGGGTGTCACGCCTTTGCAAATGCACATGGCGATGAGCGTGGTTGCGAATGAAGGCAAGTGGGTTGCTCCGCACGTTGTGGCTCAGGCTTTGGACGGTGAGATGCGTCCGGTCATGCGTTTTCAACAGCCAGAACCTCGCCAGGTAATTCGTCCGGAAGCTGCAAACGAGATCCGCAATTGTCTGGTCGAGGCGGTGAGTCTGGGCGGCACTGGAAACCGAGCCACCCTGCGCAATATTCAGGTTGCTGGGAAAACAGGGACCAGTCGCAAGTTGTTGAGCGAAGGATACAGTGAAGAACGACACGTGGGATCGTTTACCGGATTCTTTCCCGCAGAGCGCCCGGAGTACCTGATCACAGTCGTGGTCAATGATGCGCGCAATACTCCGTCAACTTATGGAGGAGTGGTCGCCGCCCCGACATTCCGTGCGATTGCCTCCTACATCGTATCTTCCCGAGGAATTCAACCTGAACCCGAAACCCGTGACCTCATGGTCTGGAATCATTGAATGCTGCCATGTTTGACCTGAGAGATCATCAGATGAGCTTGTTCCTGAACGCCGCCCGGAAGGGTGTCGTGATGCAGGATGCGCGTTTTGGTACTTCGGCGTATTTTAAGGATGCACCGTGCCGCATGAAACTATCGGATGTGGTTCGCCTGATTCAGGGCAACCGCCTGGGTTCGAGTCGCAACCGCGACGTAACTGCACTCGTGTGGGACAGCCGCCAAGTGGTGAAAGGCAGTGTGTTTTTTGCGATCCGGGGCAGTAAAACGGACGGGAATGATTTCATCCCCGAAGCGATTCAGCGCGGTGCCATTGCCGTGGTTTCGGATCAACCGCACCGCTCCCGCCCGGACGTGCACTACATTCAGACCCGCAATCCACGAATTGCACTGGCGAAATGCGCCCGTCATTTTTACGGATCGGCTGACGCGAAGCTTCACTTGGTGGGTGTCACCGGTACGAACGGAAAAACAACGGTAACCCGTCTGATCAAACACTTGCTCGACGAGGATGCGGATCGCTGTGGGCTGATCGGAACGATTGACTACATCGTTGGGCAGCGCGTGTTGCCGTCGCACAAAACCACACCGGAAGTGGATGAAACCTGTGCCTTGCTCGCCGAAATGGTGGAAGCTGGATGTGCATCGGCAGTCATGGAAGTCAGCTCGCATGGCATTGAT
The DNA window shown above is from Puniceicoccaceae bacterium and carries:
- a CDS encoding penicillin-binding protein 2, with the protein product MMAPAFISNGRFAVFALAVMSIFGVVSARLFQLHVLDQDQARRVVAENRYRFQEIEPRRGLILDSSGTVLASSKATWDIGVDPQAVDVRDREKLALLAMVLNQSEAALEAKFGWKDPATASRSNTRWVKLAGEVDESVFKAVSKLDIRGVYGNRFYSRYYPSGSDAAHVVGFVNKARTPVMGIERTLDYYLKGSPGWRVREINGTRAEIRQFRVRDVEPQHGYNVQLTLDADIQRVVETELDRVFAELKPESATVIVSESRTGAILAMGSRPTFDPNAFWKYDLDVDLRNRAISDVYEPGSTFKIITAAGFLNEGLGDRETIFDCGISSVTYRDRRVVLPSDTRPRGKIPFHEVIKKSSNRGSALAGLKLGDSRFYEYCQSFGIGQPTGIELNGEERGIFHSLSDWDHYTLSRLSIGYGVGVTPLQMHMAMSVVANEGKWVAPHVVAQALDGEMRPVMRFQQPEPRQVIRPEAANEIRNCLVEAVSLGGTGNRATLRNIQVAGKTGTSRKLLSEGYSEERHVGSFTGFFPAERPEYLITVVVNDARNTPSTYGGVVAAPTFRAIASYIVSSRGIQPEPETRDLMVWNH